The window GGATGCTGAACGACATCGTCTGGCGCAAGGCCAACCCGATGCCGAATTTCCGCGGCCGGCGCTTCACCAATGCGCATGAGACGCTGATCTGGGCAGCGCGCGGCGAGGCCTCGAAATACACCTTCCACTACGAGGCACTGAAGGGCGGCAATGACGACCTGCAGATGCGCTCCGACTGGTATCTACCGCTCTGCACCGGCGATGAGCGCCTGAAGGACGACAAGGGCTCCAAGGTCCACCCGACCCAGAAGCCGGAATCGCTGCTCGCCCGCGTGCTGCTCTCGGCCAGCAATCCCGGCGATATCGTGCTCGACCCCTTCTTCGGCACCGGCACGACCGGCGCCGTCGCCAAGGCGCTCGGCCGCCACTTCATCGGCATCGAGCGAGAGCAGGTCTACGCCAAGGCGGCGCGCGAGCGCATTGCTGCGGTTCAGCCGCTGCCGCCGGAAGCCTTCGCCACTGCGCCCTCGAAGCGCAGCGAGCCGCGCGTACCCTTCCTCAGCCTGGTGGAAGCCGGATTGGTGAAGGCAGGCGAGCGCGTCTTTGACGAGAAGCGCCGTCACAGCGCCACGATCCGCGCCGACGGCACGCTGGTGCTCGGCCCGGCCGTCGGCTCGATCCACAAGGTCGGCGCGCTGGCGCAGGGCCTGCCGGCCTGCAATGGCTGGACCTTCTGGCATGTCGAGCGTGAGGGCAAAGCCCTGCTGCTAGATGCGCTGCGCGGCGAGATCAGGACGCAGATGGCGGCGGCCTAAA is drawn from Bosea sp. Tri-49 and contains these coding sequences:
- a CDS encoding site-specific DNA-methyltransferase; this translates as MSTSRTGTASAPVRIQVSRTGRPALGARMKATSLLPTQVLPRELPLDQVIVGDCVAAIEALPPGSVDLVFADPPYNLQLGGDLRRPDDSLVDAVDDDWDKFASFAEYDAFTRAWLTACRRALKPDGALWVIGSYHNIFRVGSILQDLGFWMLNDIVWRKANPMPNFRGRRFTNAHETLIWAARGEASKYTFHYEALKGGNDDLQMRSDWYLPLCTGDERLKDDKGSKVHPTQKPESLLARVLLSASNPGDIVLDPFFGTGTTGAVAKALGRHFIGIEREQVYAKAARERIAAVQPLPPEAFATAPSKRSEPRVPFLSLVEAGLVKAGERVFDEKRRHSATIRADGTLVLGPAVGSIHKVGALAQGLPACNGWTFWHVEREGKALLLDALRGEIRTQMAAA